The Thiorhodovibrio litoralis genome includes a window with the following:
- a CDS encoding urease subunit alpha, which translates to MSKISRADYAALYGPTIGDRVRLGDTDLFAQIEEDLTHYGDEARFGRGGSIRDGMGQCQRQADEVMDTVITNALLIDFWGVVKADIGIKDGRIAAIGKAGNPNIQTGADVLIGSGTEIIAAEGQILTAGAVDAMTHLISPRQATSALMAGVTTVIGGGTGPSAGSLAAATTPGPWNIRRLLQAAEGLPVNLGILAKGSGSLPNPLEEQIRSGAMGLTVHPAWGCTPVVIARAVEIAEKMDVQLLLRFDSQNESGSVDELMGLIGEHCVGTLHGDSHNDGSIETLRALGMAHTLPLTVFSPTAADQERTGALEVLHDLGGISAMASGGQAGGRSGGLISRTWQMAHRMKVRRGHLAPPPFAADIDREDNDNYRIKRYIAKTGINPAIQHGIAHEVGSIEVGKLADLVLWRPAFFGVRPSLVIKGGLIAAAPMGDPGASVADAQPVQYEPLFGLTGGATRLTCMTFVSQWALQAGEPQRLDLTRRIGVARDVRQVRKVDMIHNFWRPEIETDHRTGELHADGMPMTCEPLPIVPLGQRYALF; encoded by the coding sequence ATGAGCAAGATCAGCCGAGCCGATTATGCCGCGCTTTACGGTCCAACCATCGGGGACAGGGTGCGCCTCGGCGATACGGACCTGTTTGCGCAGATCGAGGAGGATCTCACCCACTACGGCGATGAGGCGCGCTTTGGGCGGGGCGGGTCCATCCGCGACGGCATGGGGCAATGTCAGCGTCAGGCCGACGAGGTGATGGATACCGTTATCACCAATGCCCTGTTGATCGATTTCTGGGGTGTTGTTAAAGCCGACATCGGTATCAAGGACGGGCGCATCGCGGCCATCGGCAAGGCCGGAAATCCAAACATCCAAACCGGCGCCGATGTGTTGATCGGTTCGGGAACGGAAATCATCGCCGCCGAGGGGCAGATTCTGACCGCCGGTGCGGTCGATGCCATGACTCACTTGATTTCGCCGAGACAGGCAACATCCGCGCTGATGGCGGGCGTTACCACGGTGATTGGCGGTGGGACTGGACCAAGTGCGGGATCTTTGGCCGCAGCGACGACGCCTGGGCCCTGGAATATTCGCCGCCTGCTGCAAGCTGCCGAAGGTTTGCCTGTGAACCTGGGAATTCTCGCCAAAGGCAGCGGCAGCCTGCCCAACCCGCTTGAGGAACAAATTCGCTCCGGCGCCATGGGGCTGACAGTTCATCCGGCATGGGGCTGCACGCCAGTGGTGATCGCGCGGGCGGTGGAGATCGCCGAGAAAATGGATGTGCAACTGCTGCTGCGGTTCGACAGCCAGAATGAGTCCGGGTCCGTTGATGAACTCATGGGTTTGATTGGCGAGCACTGTGTTGGCACCCTGCATGGGGATTCGCACAACGACGGGTCCATTGAGACACTGCGGGCGCTGGGCATGGCGCATACACTACCCTTGACGGTGTTCTCTCCGACGGCTGCGGACCAGGAGCGTACCGGCGCGCTTGAGGTGTTGCACGATCTTGGCGGCATCAGCGCGATGGCATCGGGTGGCCAGGCCGGCGGGCGCAGCGGCGGTTTAATCAGCCGCACCTGGCAGATGGCTCATCGCATGAAGGTGCGTCGCGGTCACCTGGCGCCGCCGCCCTTCGCCGCTGACATCGATCGCGAGGATAACGATAATTACCGCATCAAACGCTATATCGCCAAAACCGGCATCAACCCGGCGATACAGCACGGCATCGCGCATGAGGTTGGCTCGATCGAGGTCGGAAAGCTTGCGGACCTTGTACTGTGGCGCCCGGCGTTCTTTGGCGTGCGTCCGAGTCTGGTCATTAAAGGTGGACTGATCGCGGCGGCCCCGATGGGAGATCCCGGCGCCTCGGTCGCGGATGCCCAACCGGTGCAGTATGAGCCCCTGTTCGGTCTGACCGGCGGGGCGACGCGCCTGACCTGCATGACGTTCGTCTCCCAATGGGCCTTGCAGGCTGGCGAGCCGCAGCGTTTGGATTTGACCCGCCGTATCGGTGTGGCACGCGATGTGCGCCAGGTGCGCAAAGTGGATATGATCCATAATTTCTGGCGGCCGGAGATCGAGACTGATCATCGCACCGGCGAATTGCACGCCGACGGAATGCCGATGACCTGCGAGCCCCTGCCGATCGTTCCGCTGGGACAACGCTACGCGCTCTTTTAA
- a CDS encoding penicillin-binding protein 1A, with protein sequence MPPKKKAPKKNAAKTPTKTGPHPVLGVLDLFGRMLAGMLAIPLDLAVLGLFGAALVIYVTLPELPDIEGLTDVAFEEPLRVYSLQGSLMAEFGIQRRRAVAFEDLPPNIINAFIATEDARFFAHVGVDAIGLLRAAVHVARTGSMTQGGSTITMQVARNFYLSRDKTIRRKLAELLLAMQIEKSLTKEEILELYLNKIFFGHRAYGISAAAEFYYRKPLDQLTLAQMAMLAGLPKAPSANNPLSNPERAKERRDYVLGRMRELGFITESRYREAIAEPLTATYYRAEIEFEADYVAEMVRQEVVERFGEEQAYSLGLNVYTTVDERLQRASDAALREGLMAYNLRHGYHGPEATIDNAGALSASQLDEVLAERPPVPGLPVGVVTKFGPEHAEVYLGDGRYHQLTRDQVAWARRYKTENWRGSQPRRVGEAVSVGDVIRLRQNEDGEWRLAQVPLVGGALVAMSPQDGAVRALSGGYAFKWSKFNRAVDIKRQPGSSFKPFVYASALAQGYTPASIVRDQPFEMMGARGMWRPQNSDGKFLGAMTIRRALTRSRNLAIIDLVNRVGPDVARDYIQRFGFSLDSIPNNIVMALGAGAASPLEMATGFSVFANGGYKVEPHVISRIVDVHGQEMYRANAPRSCDECWLEVPEDGTARTQADGASSAPEAPQVVDPRIAYSIDSILKDVVIQGTATRARVLERPDIGGKTGTTNDSRDSWFAGYQPELVSIVWMGMDDNRPLGRGEWGGTAALGVWIDFMRVALEGIPEAKIKRPEGMVEVSLQGGGTEVVRVEYRDKLGGPTPVSSGWTPSPRRGSAPRVIDDLF encoded by the coding sequence GTGCCGCCAAAAAAGAAAGCTCCCAAGAAAAACGCGGCCAAGACACCAACCAAGACCGGGCCTCATCCGGTGCTCGGGGTGCTGGATTTGTTTGGGCGCATGCTTGCCGGCATGCTCGCCATCCCGCTCGATCTGGCGGTGCTCGGGCTATTCGGCGCGGCCTTGGTGATCTATGTCACCCTTCCAGAGTTGCCGGACATTGAAGGCTTGACCGATGTTGCTTTTGAGGAGCCGTTGCGGGTCTATTCGCTGCAAGGCTCGCTGATGGCCGAATTTGGTATTCAGCGCCGGCGTGCGGTCGCTTTCGAAGACCTGCCGCCCAACATCATCAATGCCTTCATCGCGACCGAGGATGCGCGCTTTTTTGCGCATGTCGGTGTGGATGCCATCGGCTTGCTGCGCGCGGCGGTGCATGTGGCGCGCACCGGTTCCATGACCCAGGGCGGCAGTACCATCACCATGCAGGTGGCGCGGAATTTTTATCTCTCGCGCGATAAGACCATCCGTCGCAAGCTCGCCGAGCTGCTGCTGGCGATGCAAATCGAAAAATCGCTCACTAAGGAAGAAATCCTCGAGCTGTACCTCAATAAAATCTTCTTCGGGCATCGTGCCTATGGTATTTCGGCAGCGGCGGAGTTCTACTACCGCAAGCCGCTCGATCAGCTCACACTGGCGCAGATGGCCATGCTCGCTGGCTTGCCCAAGGCACCCTCGGCTAATAATCCGCTGAGCAATCCCGAACGGGCCAAAGAGCGACGCGACTATGTCCTCGGGCGCATGCGCGAGCTCGGATTTATTACCGAAAGCCGCTATCGAGAGGCCATCGCCGAGCCGCTCACGGCCACTTACTACCGCGCGGAGATCGAATTTGAGGCCGATTATGTCGCGGAGATGGTGCGCCAGGAGGTGGTCGAGCGCTTCGGCGAAGAGCAAGCCTATTCGCTCGGCCTGAACGTCTATACGACGGTGGATGAGCGCTTGCAGCGCGCGTCTGACGCGGCGCTGCGCGAGGGGCTGATGGCCTATAACCTGCGCCATGGCTACCATGGGCCGGAAGCCACCATTGACAATGCGGGTGCGCTGAGCGCCAGCCAGCTCGACGAGGTGCTGGCGGAGCGTCCGCCCGTGCCGGGCCTGCCAGTGGGGGTTGTGACCAAATTTGGACCCGAGCACGCTGAGGTCTATCTGGGAGACGGCCGCTACCATCAACTCACACGTGACCAGGTGGCCTGGGCACGGCGCTACAAGACCGAAAACTGGCGCGGATCTCAGCCGCGGCGGGTGGGCGAGGCGGTGTCGGTGGGGGATGTGATCCGGCTGCGCCAGAACGAGGACGGCGAATGGCGCCTCGCGCAGGTGCCGCTGGTGGGTGGCGCCCTGGTGGCCATGTCGCCGCAGGACGGCGCAGTGCGCGCGCTCTCTGGAGGCTATGCCTTCAAATGGAGCAAGTTCAATCGAGCGGTAGATATCAAACGCCAGCCGGGCTCGAGCTTCAAGCCATTCGTCTATGCGTCGGCATTGGCGCAGGGCTATACCCCGGCAAGCATCGTGCGGGACCAGCCGTTCGAGATGATGGGCGCGCGCGGCATGTGGCGGCCGCAAAACTCTGACGGCAAATTCCTCGGCGCCATGACCATTCGCAGAGCGCTAACCAGGTCGCGCAATCTCGCCATCATCGATCTCGTTAATCGCGTGGGCCCGGATGTCGCGCGTGATTACATCCAGCGATTCGGCTTCTCGCTCGATTCCATTCCCAATAACATCGTAATGGCCCTCGGCGCCGGCGCGGCTTCGCCGCTCGAAATGGCAACTGGCTTCAGCGTGTTTGCCAATGGCGGCTACAAGGTGGAGCCTCACGTGATTTCCCGTATCGTCGATGTGCATGGCCAAGAGATGTACAGGGCGAATGCGCCCCGATCCTGTGACGAGTGCTGGCTGGAGGTGCCCGAAGATGGCACGGCGCGGACGCAGGCGGACGGGGCTTCCAGTGCCCCGGAAGCGCCCCAGGTGGTCGACCCGCGCATTGCCTACAGCATCGATTCCATCTTGAAGGACGTGGTGATCCAGGGCACTGCCACGCGGGCAAGGGTGCTCGAGCGGCCGGATATCGGCGGCAAAACCGGTACCACCAACGATTCGCGCGATTCCTGGTTTGCCGGCTATCAGCCTGAGCTGGTGTCCATTGTCTGGATGGGTATGGACGATAACCGCCCGCTTGGTCGTGGTGAGTGGGGAGGAACCGCCGCCCTTGGGGTGTGGATCGACTTCATGCGTGTCGCGCTGGAGGGGATACCCGAGGCCAAGATCAAACGCCCGGAAGGCATGGTTGAAGTGAGCTTGCAGGGTGGCGGAACTGAGGTCGTGCGGGTCGAATACCGCGACAAACTTGGCGGCCCCACGCCGGTTTCCTCAGGTTGGACACCATCGCCGCGGAGAGGCAGTGCGCCGCGGGTGATCGACGATCTGTTTTGA
- a CDS encoding coiled-coil domain-containing protein, whose translation MSDALAQTESNSADTDQAGSRLPSQPLNRPPNPLPAASQPSPGLNTAPIVEQTTKLLEQSREQGAQLWRKSVDGAGDIWRRSRETAGDWWQRSADLVQAHEGATTAADNAHFSALWSDVLPPLNETLTLQEVQRDLPEQAWFKRDQGDVEDDIKALLDQAVAVLSMSPLQDERAAIAELHTKIEQSREKIANYRQERIGAPTQSLVKRTPEDYDALIADEQQAIEDNQAKLRQIQREFAERLRAIGLELSDEQVEFLLATVVGDSMIDLGIVFDNVKTITVELERLVRESGEDMDSARRYYGLYVVLLRALKQMHLEVEQTIETEYIPQIDTIRQRAQELSSETRQLLKAQPDRADVLEANLAAQQMTITAAGRYRDYLAEQARQVRRAREALQQDIRTAWNTYETVRVSGELVALVQSSQQLLDGLLERQVPPLRPFENLEMKREFEKLTNQLRAPES comes from the coding sequence ATGTCTGACGCTCTCGCGCAGACCGAGTCCAATTCAGCCGATACCGACCAAGCGGGCAGCCGGCTGCCAAGCCAGCCGCTAAACAGGCCACCAAACCCGCTGCCAGCCGCGTCGCAGCCATCACCTGGGCTGAATACGGCCCCAATCGTCGAACAAACGACCAAGCTGCTCGAGCAGTCGCGAGAGCAGGGCGCGCAGTTGTGGCGCAAATCGGTCGACGGCGCCGGCGATATTTGGCGCCGCTCGCGCGAGACTGCGGGTGACTGGTGGCAGCGCTCGGCCGATCTGGTGCAAGCGCACGAGGGGGCAACCACTGCGGCCGATAACGCGCACTTCAGCGCCCTCTGGTCCGATGTGCTGCCGCCGCTCAACGAGACCCTGACGCTGCAGGAGGTGCAGCGCGACCTGCCCGAGCAGGCCTGGTTCAAGCGTGATCAGGGCGATGTCGAAGACGACATCAAGGCGCTGCTCGACCAGGCGGTGGCGGTGCTGTCGATGTCGCCGTTGCAGGACGAACGCGCCGCGATCGCTGAACTTCACACCAAAATCGAACAATCGCGGGAGAAGATCGCCAATTATCGCCAGGAGCGCATCGGCGCCCCAACCCAGTCACTGGTCAAGCGCACGCCCGAGGATTACGACGCACTGATCGCCGACGAGCAACAGGCCATTGAGGACAATCAGGCCAAATTGCGTCAGATTCAGCGTGAATTCGCCGAGCGGCTGCGCGCCATCGGCCTTGAGTTATCGGACGAGCAGGTCGAGTTCTTGCTCGCCACTGTGGTGGGCGACTCGATGATTGATCTTGGCATTGTGTTTGACAATGTCAAAACCATCACCGTCGAGCTCGAGCGCCTGGTGCGCGAGAGCGGCGAGGACATGGACAGCGCCCGCCGCTACTACGGGCTCTACGTCGTGCTGCTGCGGGCCTTGAAACAGATGCACCTGGAGGTCGAGCAGACGATCGAAACCGAGTACATTCCACAGATCGACACCATCCGCCAGCGCGCTCAGGAGTTAAGCAGCGAAACCCGCCAACTGCTCAAAGCGCAGCCGGATCGCGCCGATGTGCTTGAGGCCAATCTCGCGGCGCAGCAGATGACCATCACCGCCGCAGGGCGCTATCGGGATTATCTCGCCGAGCAGGCCCGGCAGGTGCGCCGCGCGCGCGAGGCGCTGCAACAAGACATCCGCACCGCCTGGAACACCTACGAGACGGTGCGCGTGTCCGGCGAGCTGGTGGCTCTGGTGCAATCCAGCCAGCAGCTCCTTGATGGCCTGCTCGAGCGTCAGGTTCCGCCGCTGCGCCCGTTCGAGAATCTGGAGATGAAGCGCGAGTTCGAGAAGCTGACCAACCAGCTCAGAGCACCAGAAAGCTGA
- the fliW gene encoding flagellar assembly protein FliW — MAASSDRPQIDANKIITFPQGLPGFEDDHRFTMFHNSDGKPEEQSNKLFWLESLDSPDVRFTVVDPTLYGLNYVIDLNDEEQALLQSKDPNEILVLLMLARNDESDAAKPKVHANIAGPILINTENRLALQKVLTRSRVEVNIVGAAADA; from the coding sequence ATGGCGGCATCTTCAGACAGACCTCAGATCGATGCGAACAAAATCATTACCTTTCCTCAAGGTCTGCCCGGCTTCGAGGATGACCATCGCTTCACAATGTTTCACAATAGCGACGGCAAACCGGAAGAACAGAGCAACAAGCTCTTCTGGCTCGAATCACTCGACAGCCCCGATGTCCGTTTCACGGTGGTCGACCCGACACTCTACGGACTGAATTACGTCATCGACCTCAACGACGAGGAGCAGGCGCTGCTCCAATCCAAGGACCCTAACGAGATTCTGGTGTTGCTGATGCTGGCGCGCAACGATGAAAGCGACGCGGCCAAGCCCAAGGTGCACGCCAACATTGCCGGCCCTATCCTGATCAACACCGAAAATCGCCTGGCACTGCAGAAAGTGCTGACGCGCTCGCGTGTAGAGGTCAACATCGTCGGCGCCGCCGCTGACGCTTGA
- a CDS encoding DUF808 domain-containing protein: MATTLLALIDDIATVLDDVSLLTKVAARKTASVLGDDLALNAEQVTGVRANRELPVVWAVAKGSLRNKAILVPAALLISALAPWAIMPLLMLGGLYLCFEGFEKIAHKFLHPPEETNAKREELSAALLDPQVDLAVLERDKIQGAIRTDFILSAEIIVITLGTVAEANFLTQVLVLIGIAFVMTVGVYGLVAGIVKLDDGGALLAKREGESASIRLQRAFGRFILSLAPWLMKFLSVAGTIAMFLVGGGIIAHGIPALQEMVHHFTQMLGGLPTVGAILHFLTPLIVDALIGLVAGALVLAAVKRVEDWRGQSAAH; encoded by the coding sequence ATGGCCACGACACTGCTTGCCCTGATCGACGACATCGCCACAGTCCTTGATGATGTATCCCTGCTGACCAAGGTCGCCGCGCGCAAGACCGCGAGCGTGCTTGGGGACGATCTGGCTCTGAACGCGGAGCAAGTTACCGGCGTGCGCGCCAACCGCGAGCTGCCAGTGGTCTGGGCGGTCGCCAAGGGCTCCTTGCGCAACAAGGCCATTCTGGTACCGGCCGCGTTATTGATCAGCGCGTTGGCGCCCTGGGCCATCATGCCGCTATTGATGCTTGGCGGTCTGTATCTCTGCTTTGAGGGTTTCGAGAAAATCGCGCACAAGTTTCTGCACCCGCCCGAGGAGACCAACGCGAAACGCGAGGAACTGAGCGCCGCGCTGCTCGATCCGCAAGTCGATCTGGCGGTGCTGGAGCGCGATAAGATCCAAGGCGCCATCCGCACGGATTTCATCTTGTCGGCGGAGATCATTGTCATCACCCTTGGCACCGTGGCGGAAGCGAACTTCCTGACCCAGGTGCTGGTGCTGATTGGCATCGCCTTTGTGATGACGGTCGGCGTTTATGGGCTGGTTGCGGGTATCGTCAAGCTCGACGACGGCGGCGCCTTGCTGGCAAAACGCGAGGGCGAGAGCGCGAGCATCCGCTTGCAGCGCGCCTTTGGCCGCTTCATTCTGTCCCTGGCGCCCTGGCTGATGAAGTTCTTATCGGTTGCCGGCACCATTGCCATGTTTCTGGTCGGTGGCGGTATCATCGCGCACGGCATCCCCGCTCTCCAGGAGATGGTGCACCATTTCACGCAGATGCTGGGCGGGCTGCCAACTGTTGGCGCTATCCTGCACTTTCTCACGCCTTTGATTGTCGATGCCCTGATCGGCCTGGTCGCCGGCGCGCTAGTGCTGGCAGCGGTCAAGCGCGTAGAGGATTGGCGGGGTCAAAGCGCGGCGCACTAA
- a CDS encoding oxygen-binding di-iron domain-containing protein: protein MNKPSLNPDLSHLHDADCRGPLEIAERVWWVGHVLPDDPFQCHVYLLEQGDQSVLFDPGSKLTFPGTLAKIEQIVPFTQIRYFVCHHQDPDITAALPLIDQMNDREDAVVVTHWRAHALLRHYGLKMPFWLIDQHDWRLPLVDRELEFIFTPYAHFPGAFCSFDRHTGVLFSSDLFGGFTEEPQLIARDESHIEALKPFHEHYMPSNDILGYAMHQIERYPIEIIAAQHGSIIPRPLVSFMIEQLKQIDCGIYLLGQDDTDIRRLSRLNATLRDIAETMLLYRDFRDIAARLLELVRRSLPAARIDYYAALPDDSILVLKRENRFSGSIETEPPEFCRFIGQPREHWVKAHREEAGFLNHHLCGEAFCEEHPEEHPGSRLAIPLIGPSQQRIDGFAIIELSERAPVDKGIEQIVKQLAEPLQVALEREVIYRSIDLEREKAYQRSIRDALTGLFTRFYMQDVMSRQCAMHDRDSTAVFSAVMIDVDHFKRVNDTYGHGAGDQVLQAVAARLNDNSRSTDIAVRYGGEEFIVFVIGQSGAEATGAAERLRTLISSTPIDIGTETALEVTASLGVASRQQKESLDQLIARADEALYRAKEGGRNRVESG, encoded by the coding sequence TTGAACAAACCCTCGCTGAACCCTGATCTTAGTCATCTGCACGATGCCGATTGTCGCGGCCCGCTGGAGATCGCCGAGCGCGTCTGGTGGGTGGGCCATGTGCTGCCGGATGATCCCTTCCAGTGCCATGTCTATCTGCTTGAGCAGGGTGATCAGTCGGTGCTATTCGATCCGGGTTCGAAGCTGACCTTTCCCGGCACCCTGGCCAAGATCGAGCAGATCGTGCCCTTCACCCAGATACGCTACTTCGTCTGCCATCATCAGGACCCGGACATTACCGCCGCGCTGCCGTTGATCGACCAGATGAACGACCGCGAGGATGCCGTTGTCGTCACCCACTGGCGCGCCCATGCGCTGCTGCGCCATTACGGGCTGAAGATGCCCTTCTGGCTGATCGACCAGCATGACTGGCGACTGCCGCTGGTCGATCGCGAGCTGGAATTCATTTTTACCCCCTATGCGCATTTCCCGGGTGCCTTCTGCAGCTTCGACCGCCACACCGGGGTGCTCTTCTCGAGCGACCTGTTCGGTGGCTTTACCGAGGAGCCGCAGCTGATCGCTCGCGATGAATCGCACATCGAGGCGCTCAAGCCCTTCCACGAGCACTACATGCCGAGCAATGACATCCTCGGCTACGCGATGCATCAGATTGAGCGCTACCCGATCGAGATCATCGCCGCCCAGCACGGGTCCATTATCCCGCGGCCGCTGGTGTCCTTCATGATCGAGCAGCTCAAGCAGATCGACTGCGGCATCTATCTGCTGGGGCAGGACGACACCGACATCCGTCGGCTGTCGCGCCTGAACGCCACCCTGCGCGATATTGCCGAGACCATGCTGCTGTATCGGGACTTCCGCGACATTGCCGCGCGGCTGCTGGAGCTGGTGCGGCGCAGTCTGCCAGCGGCGCGCATCGACTATTATGCCGCCCTGCCGGATGACTCCATCCTGGTGCTCAAGCGCGAGAATCGCTTTTCCGGCAGCATCGAGACCGAGCCGCCCGAGTTCTGTCGCTTCATTGGCCAGCCACGCGAGCATTGGGTCAAGGCACACCGCGAGGAGGCGGGTTTTCTCAACCACCATCTGTGCGGCGAGGCTTTTTGCGAGGAGCACCCCGAGGAACATCCGGGGTCGCGTCTGGCCATCCCGCTCATCGGGCCGTCGCAACAGCGTATTGATGGCTTCGCCATCATCGAGCTCAGCGAGCGCGCACCGGTCGACAAGGGCATCGAGCAGATTGTCAAGCAACTGGCAGAGCCGCTGCAGGTCGCACTCGAACGCGAAGTGATTTATCGCTCCATTGACCTGGAGCGCGAGAAGGCCTACCAGCGCTCGATCCGCGATGCCCTGACCGGACTATTCACCCGTTTTTACATGCAGGACGTGATGTCCCGCCAGTGCGCGATGCATGATCGCGACAGCACCGCAGTTTTCTCGGCAGTGATGATCGATGTCGATCATTTCAAGCGCGTCAACGACACCTACGGCCATGGTGCAGGAGATCAGGTGCTGCAGGCAGTCGCCGCCCGGCTGAACGACAACAGCCGCAGCACGGACATTGCGGTACGCTATGGTGGCGAGGAGTTTATTGTCTTTGTGATCGGCCAGAGCGGCGCCGAGGCCACCGGTGCCGCTGAACGACTGCGAACGCTCATCAGCAGCACACCCATCGACATCGGCACGGAAACCGCGCTTGAGGTCACGGCAAGCCTAGGTGTTGCCAGCCGCCAGCAGAAGGAGTCGCTTGATCAGCTGATCGCGCGTGCAGACGAAGCCCTGTATCGCGCCAAGGAAGGTGGTCGCAACCGGGTGGAATCCGGCTAG
- a CDS encoding ABC1 kinase family protein translates to MNRFSSGDGRAVPSRRIQRLWHLGRATTDLAVGIGPRGLFELARSRGGEGNRIQLSPAATQRFTERLARMRGAVMKMGQLMSMDGADVFTPEAAAVMASLRERAEPMPLSQLAQVLEREWGADWNKRFQRFDFKPIAAASIGQVHRAQTRDGRQLALKIQFPGVRESIDSDIDNLGFLGRSLGMVPKGADPQPLLEEARRQLHQEADYQAEADALDAYRALVGEDADFIVPAVHRDFCTGRILAMDYVEGVSIDRLSEARFSRAERERAANLLTRLTLRELYEFQLAQTDPNFANYLYQPESGRIALLDFGATAHIAPELVAGFRRLATAGMNDDVPGMHQAIVELGYLSAEAPRENVDALTGLMRLSAELLRTEDAYDFGNSDLFERIYQRGRELYHAGAFQELPDPASMFLHRKFVGTFMLSRRLRARIPLRTMMQQYL, encoded by the coding sequence ATGAATCGATTTTCCAGCGGTGACGGCCGCGCCGTTCCCAGTCGTCGCATCCAGCGCCTGTGGCATCTCGGGCGCGCCACCACCGATCTGGCGGTGGGCATCGGCCCGCGCGGTCTGTTCGAGCTTGCCCGCTCGCGCGGTGGCGAGGGCAATCGCATCCAGCTCAGCCCGGCGGCCACTCAGCGCTTCACCGAGCGGCTCGCGCGTATGCGTGGGGCGGTGATGAAAATGGGCCAGCTGATGTCGATGGACGGGGCTGATGTGTTCACGCCCGAGGCCGCCGCCGTTATGGCCAGCCTGCGCGAGCGGGCCGAGCCCATGCCGCTGAGTCAGCTCGCGCAGGTGCTCGAGCGCGAGTGGGGCGCGGACTGGAATAAGCGCTTCCAGCGCTTTGACTTCAAGCCTATCGCCGCGGCCTCCATTGGCCAGGTGCACCGCGCACAAACGCGCGACGGTCGCCAGCTAGCGCTGAAAATCCAGTTCCCTGGCGTGCGCGAGAGCATCGACAGCGACATCGACAACCTCGGGTTCCTTGGCCGTTCGCTCGGCATGGTGCCCAAGGGAGCCGACCCTCAGCCGCTGCTCGAGGAAGCGCGCCGGCAGCTGCATCAAGAGGCGGACTATCAGGCCGAGGCCGATGCGCTCGATGCCTATCGCGCGCTGGTAGGCGAGGATGCTGATTTCATCGTGCCCGCGGTGCATCGCGACTTCTGCACCGGGCGCATTCTGGCGATGGACTATGTCGAGGGCGTGTCGATCGATCGGCTGAGTGAGGCGCGTTTCAGTCGTGCCGAGCGCGAGCGGGCGGCCAACCTCCTGACCCGTCTCACACTGCGCGAGTTGTATGAGTTCCAGCTGGCCCAGACCGACCCGAACTTTGCCAATTACCTCTATCAGCCTGAAAGCGGGCGCATCGCGCTGCTGGACTTTGGCGCCACCGCGCACATCGCACCGGAGCTGGTGGCCGGCTTCCGCCGCCTGGCGACGGCCGGCATGAACGACGATGTGCCTGGCATGCACCAGGCCATCGTCGAGCTCGGTTACCTAAGCGCCGAGGCTCCAAGAGAGAACGTCGATGCCCTGACCGGGCTGATGCGCCTGTCCGCCGAGCTGCTGCGCACCGAAGACGCCTATGACTTCGGCAATTCAGACCTGTTCGAGCGCATCTACCAGCGCGGGCGCGAGCTTTATCACGCCGGCGCCTTTCAGGAACTGCCTGATCCGGCCAGCATGTTTCTGCATCGGAAGTTTGTCGGTACCTTCATGCTGTCCCGGCGCTTACGTGCGCGGATTCCTCTGCGCACCATGATGCAGCAGTATCTCTAG
- a CDS encoding cytochrome b, whose amino-acid sequence MNTESTPPIQKYGIVAQGFHWLVALLIVGLLTTNALRSASEEGTATFTFWLGLHMSFGILVFFLTLARILWAKMAPPPELLDAPQWSVLAAKAAHMLLNLSTLVIPIFGYLRIASKGIPASFFGMPIPSVVGEQEWLHNVMHELHGDAMAIYLLTLVGLHIAAALWHQYVRKDHALERMLPWNPPSRS is encoded by the coding sequence ATGAACACGGAATCGACCCCTCCCATCCAAAAGTACGGCATCGTGGCACAAGGCTTTCACTGGCTGGTGGCACTGCTGATCGTGGGTCTGCTCACCACCAACGCGCTGCGCAGCGCCTCGGAGGAAGGCACGGCTACCTTCACGTTCTGGCTGGGACTGCACATGTCCTTTGGCATTTTGGTGTTCTTCCTGACCTTAGCGCGCATCCTGTGGGCAAAGATGGCCCCGCCACCAGAGCTGCTCGACGCACCTCAGTGGTCGGTGCTGGCGGCCAAAGCGGCGCACATGTTGCTAAATCTCTCCACCCTGGTCATTCCGATCTTTGGCTATTTGCGCATCGCATCCAAGGGGATTCCCGCGAGCTTTTTTGGCATGCCGATTCCCTCTGTGGTCGGCGAGCAGGAGTGGCTGCATAACGTGATGCATGAGCTGCATGGGGATGCCATGGCCATCTACCTGCTGACACTGGTCGGGCTGCATATCGCCGCCGCACTCTGGCATCAGTACGTGCGCAAGGATCATGCGCTCGAGCGGATGCTGCCGTGGAACCCGCCGTCGCGTTCCTAA